A window of Streptomyces sp. Je 1-332 genomic DNA:
GCCGATGAGACGGGCGAGCAGCTACGGGAGGCCATCGGTCAGGAGCGGGTGAGCGTGTACGTCTCGCCCTACCGCCGCACCCACGAGACCTTCAGGGCCCTGCGGCTCGATCCCGAGCTGGTGCGCATCCGTGAGGAACCGCGGCTGCGGGAGCAGGACTGGGGGAACTGGCAGGACAGGGACGACGTCAGGCTGCAGAAGGCGTACCGCGACGCGTACGGGCACTTCTTCTACCGCTTCGCCCAGGGCGAGTCGGGGGCCGACGTGTACGACAGGGTGGGCGCGTTCCTGGAGAGCCTCTACCGGAGCTTCGAGGCACCGGACCATCCGCCGAACGTTCTGCTCGTCACCCATGGCCTGACCATGCGGCTGTTCTGCATGCGCTGGTTCCACTGGTCGGTGGCGGAGTTCGAGTCGCTCTCGAACCCCGGCAACGGGGAGATGCGGACGCTGGTGCTGGGCGACGACGGCAAGTACACCCTGGACCGGCCATTCGAACGCTGGCGCGAACCCGAACCGTACGGTGTCACCGGTTAGCCCGAGACGTACGGCGTCACTGGATGGCCGAGCCGTACGGCGCCATTGGATAGCGGGGCCGTACGGCGTCACCGGATAGACCGGCGTCACCGGATAGAGTGGCAGAGCGATGACCGCTGACTCCTCTCCCGACCGGCGCCTGGCCCGCGCTCTGGCCAGCCTGCGTGGGCTGGCGGTGGGGGACGCGCTGGGCTCTCAGTTCTTCGTGCCCGCGAACTACCCGCTGCTGAAGCGGCGGGAAGCGCCCCCAGGGCCCTGGCAGTGGACCGACGACACGGAGATGGCGTGCTCCGTTCTCGCGGTCCTGGTCCGGCACGACCGGATCGACCAGGACGCGCTCGCCCTCTCCTTCGCCGAGCACCACGACTTCGACCGCGGCTACGGCCCCGCCGTGAACCGCCTGCTCAGGCAGGTCCGGGAGGGCGGGGACTGGCGGGAGCTGGCCTCCGCGCTGTTCAAGGGCCAGGGCTCCTGGGGCAACGGGGCGGCCATGCGGATCGCCCCGCTCGGCGCCTGGTACGCGGACGACCCGGAGCAGGCGACGCACCAGGCGGAGATCTCCGCGTACCCCACGCATCAGCACCGTGAGGCGGTCGTGGGGGCCATGGCGGTGGCTGCCGCCGCGGCACTGGCCGCGGACCCCGCGGGGCCGCCCGCACCGAAGACACTGCTCGACGGCGTCATCGACCTCGTGCCCCGCAGCGCCGTGGGGGCGGGACTCCGTCGCGCCCGCGACATGCTCGACTACGGAGACGCGGCGACCGTCGCCGCGGTCCTCGGGTGTGGCCGCCGGACGACGGCGCACGACACGGTTCCCTTCGCGCTGTGGTCGGCGGCCCGTGGCCTCGGAGCCTATGAGCAGGCCATCTGGTCCACTGCCCAGGTGGGCGGCGACATGGACACGACCTGTGCGATCGCGGGCGGAGTGGTGGCTTCCGGTGAGGGCGGGTCGCCTCCCGGGGAGTGGCTGGAGCGGACCGAGGTGTTGCCCGGCTGGGTGCCGGTCGCGGCGGACTGACTGACGTCGGGCTCCCCTCGCGACTGTCACGGTCATGCGACAGCGTGGCCGCTGCGCGGGCCGTCGTCGACCTCGCGGTTACTCGTTCCCGCGGGCCGCGAGTTGATCATGACTTGCGCGTCCTCAACGAGATGCCGGTCGCCCGGCGGCCCGCCACGCGCGCGTGCCGTCCGCTGCACGTGCGGTCCGGCCGGGAGGGGGTCCCGTGACCGACACACCGTCCACGCCCGAGCCATCAGATGAAGGGGCCGAGTGAACCGCCCACCTGTTGCGTCACGTTGAGCAGTCCTGAGCCGCGCCCGCTTCGTGTTGGGCCACCCCGGAGACGGGCGTCAGTGTCGGGGGCACGAAGTTCAGGCCCATGCCGAAGCCGGGGAGACGGCTTCGGCCGAAACGGTGTCGCATTCGTGAAGCACGATCCTGGGCCTGGGTGTCGCCGGTGGACTGGGGCGGCGTAGGCTGATGACGCCATGCCGTACGAACCACCCACCCACACCGTCGAGCGCTCCCTTCGCGCTACCACCGGAGCGAAAATCGTTGCCGGAGTCGACGAAGTCGGGCGCGGCGCGTGGGCGGGACCGGTCACCGTATGTGCGGCGATCACCGGACTGCGCAGGCCGCCCGAAGGACTCACCGATTCCAAGCTGATCACTCCCAAGCGGCGCACCCTGCTCGCCGGGGTGCTGGAGAGCTGGGTCACGGCCTATGCCCTCGGACACTCCTCGCCGGAGGAGATCGACGACGTGGGGATGACCGCCGCACTGCGGCTCGCCGCCGTACGCGCCCTTGAGGCGCTCCCGGTGCGCCCGGAGGTGGTGATTCTCGATGGGAAGCACGACTATCTCGGGACTCCCTGGCAGGTTCGTACGGTGATCAAGGGCGACCAGTCCTGTGTGGCCGTCGCCGCGGCGTCGGTGATCGCCAAGGTTCGGCGCGACAAAATGATGGCCGAACTGGGTATCGAACATGCAGACTTCGGTTTTGCGGCCAACGCCGGCTATCCGTCGCCGGTGCACAAGGCCGCGCTGGCGGAGCGGGGGCCCACCCCGTACCACCGGATGTCGTGGGCGTATCTTGATGCGCTGCCCCAGTGGCGGCACCTCAAGAAGGCCCGCAGCTGGGCGGATGGAAGCGTTCCGGAAATCGAGGGCCAGCTCGGCTTCGATTTCTGACGCTTCCGGCAGTTCAACTCGCACTCATGTGCCACCCGCTGATGCCTCGCGCACCGGCGTTTGATAGACAACTACGCATGCCTCTCAGTCCCGAGGAGCCTCAGATTCACGAGAGTGCCCAGGGTCCCCGCGTGACCCCGGCCAGTGGCCGCATCACGCCGACCCCCCGCCCCGTACCCGGCCCGCGTCCCGCGGCTGCGCCCCGTCCAGGCCGACCGGGTCCCGCCCGGCCGACGCCGCCGGCCCAGCGCACGTCGCATGAGCCGGCCGTCAAGCCAGGGCCGTCCGCCCCGGCTGCTTCCGGATCTTCCGCCGCTCCCGTCGGTCCCCCCGCGGGGCCCGCCACGGACGTCGGTACTTCGGTTCCGCAGATCCAGCTGATCCCTGCTTCCGCCGAGGGGGCGCTCGACGCCGCCGAGGAAGCCGTTGACCTGCTGCTCGACTCGGGCCGCGCTCCGGGTGAGGTGCTGGTGGTCACCACCGGCGACCCGCACCCGTGGGCCACGCACGAGCTGTCGTTCGGCGAGGCCTCCTACTGGGCCCAGCACGATGCGGGCGACGACGTCTTCTACGCCGACGCCGCCGCCCTGGACCGTGCCGTGTCCCGCCCCGTGGTCGTCGTCGCCATCAACGGCGGCGGCGAGGAGACCGCGGTCGGCGCGCTGCCGACGGCGCTCGCCCGAGCCGGAACCCTGCTGATCGTCTGCGGTGACCCGCAGCGGATCAACGCGACGCTGGGCGCGGGCGTCTGACGTTCGCTGTCCGACATCCGCGTTCCGGTTTCGGCTGCCTGACTTCGCGGTCGGGTGGACGGAGCCGGGCGTGGAGCGGCCGGTGTCCGTGGCATGGCCGGGTGAGCTTCGCACCGTGTGCGTCGCGTACCGCGCGACGCGAGCGGTGAGTGCGCTCCGGTCCATGCCTGTGGCCCCGCCTCGCGGCGGGTGGTGCGGCGGACGCCTCAGCGTGCCGCCGCTCGGCGCAGCACGTCTGAAGCGGCGCCGCCGGTGCGCGGTGGCGGCGGATCGGTGTCGGCGAACGCCTCCGGCTTCGAGCCGGTGCTGGGCCGGCGCCCGCCGCGGCCCTCGCCGAGCACCTGCCAGCCGTCACGCGTCAGCGTGATGTAGGCGCCGCACCGCAGCCCGTGCAGCGTGCAGGCGTCCCGCAGTCCCCACATCCACGCCCCGTCCTCCGGTGTCCAACGCGCGTCACCGTCACGGCAGTAGAGCAGGACAGCGGTGCGCACCGGAGTGCGCCGGCGCAGATCGTGCGGGATGACCCGACGCAGCTGCGCGAGCAGCGCGTTACGGAAGACCCAGCCGTCCGCCGCGCTCGGCCGCCGGGTGAACGACGCGCTCGCCCGCAGCCGTTCCTCCGGATCGAGGACAGCGACGACGGCTGTCGTGGGCGTCGGACGATGCCGGGCGTGCAGGCCGCTGACGACCTCACGCGGATTGCGCAGCAAGGGAATTCCCGCGGCTGACCACTCCGCGGGCTCGAGCATCCGGGCCAGTCGGTTGGCGGAATCGGCGGACATCTCGGCCGGCGTCGAAGACTCCGACATCGATGCCGCAGCGGACGGAGCGAATCCGAAGGTCACGGTCCTCCCTTCGGCTACGCGCCCAGAGGGCGGGGTCGGGCTGGGGGAGCGCACCGCGGCACAGTCCTGCCGGGCCACGGGGAGCCGCGCGGGGAGCGATACCAATTCTTCCCGTCGGACTGCCTTGCGGCAACGAGCAATTGGGACCGCCGACCGGTATCTGGTGATGCGTCTCCTATATACCTGCCCAGTGCGCGCCGCCTTGACGCTTGTGTCAGCCCTGTACAGCCAGGACCAGTGGCAACACCCCCTGGGCTCCGGCTCGGCGGAGCATGCGCGCGGCCACCGCCAGGGTCCAGCCACTGTCCGTCAGATCGTCGACGAGCAGCACGGGGCCGTCCGCTTCCCGGAGCGCCGCGCCGAGCTCGGGGGGCAGGGTCAACGTCCCGTCGAGAGCACGCAGCCGCTGGGCGCTGTTGGTCCGCGGCACATGGGCCGTGTCGGTTCCGGGGGCGTACTCGATGGTCCCGAGGAGCGGGAGGCGTCCGACCTCGGCGATCCGTGCACCCAGCGACTGGATCAGCTGGGGCCTGGTGTGCGAGGACATGGTCACGACGCCGGCCGGCCGATGCTGGGCGTCTGCGCTGCCCGAGGCCCAGCCGCCGGGCCCCTTCGCCCAGTCGGCGAGGACGCCGACCACGGCCTTCGCCACGTCGTCGGGAACCGGCCCGTCAGGGGCCTGCGGGGAGAGCATCGGCCTGAGCCGGTTGCCCCACCCGATGTCCGAGAGCCGTCCCAACGCCCGGCCCTGGGAGGCCTGTTCCCCGGCGGGGATACGTCCCTTGAGGTCGACGCCGACCGCGGCGAGGCCCGTCGGCCACATCTTGCGGGGTTCGACATCCACGCCCGCGCGGACCAATTCGCCCTTCGCCGTGTCGAGCGCCCCGGAGGAGACGGCGTCGGTGAAACGGGCTCCCGCGCAGTTGTCGCAGCGCCCGCAGGGGGCGGCCGCCTCGTCGTCCAGCTGCCGCCGCAGGAACTCCATGCGGCAGCCGGGCGTGGTGGCGTAATCACGCATCGCCTGCTGTTCCGTCTGCCGCTGCTTGGCGACCCAGGCGTAGCGCTCGGCGTCGTACGCCCACGGCATCCCCGTGGAGGTCCAGCCGCCCTTGACGCGCCGGACCGCGCCGTCCACGTCGAGGACCTTGAGCATCGTCTCGAGACGTGACCGGCGCAGCTCGACCAGGGGCTCCAGGGCCGGCAGCGACAGGGGCCTGCCCGCCTGCGCCAGCACGTCGAGCGTGCGCCGCACCTGCTCCTCGGGCGGGAAGGCGAGCGAGGCGAAGTAGTTCCAGATCGCCTCGTCCTCCTTGCCCGGAAGGAGCAGCACCTCCGCGTGGTCGACACCGCGGCCCGCGCGACCGACCTGCTGGTAGTACGCGATCGGGGACGAGGGGGAGCCGAGGTGCACCACGAAACCGAGGTCCGGCTTGTCGAAGCCCATCCCCAGGGCGGAGGTGGCGACCAGGGCCTTCACGCGGTTGGCGAGCAGATCCTCCTCGGCCTGCTGGCGGTCCGCGTTCTCCGTCTTTCCGGTGTAGGAGGTGACGGTGTGCCCGCACTGCCGCAAGAAGGCGGTGATCTCCTCGGCCGCGGCGACGGTGAGCGTATAGATGATTCCCGAGCCCGGCAGCTCGTCCAGGTGGTCGGCGAGCCAGGCCAACCGGTGCGCGGCGTTGGGAAGTTGGAGAACGCTCAGGCTCAGGCTCTCCCGGTCGAGGGGCCCGCGCAGCACGAGCGCGTCCGAGCTGCCGCCGGTGCCCAGCTGTTCGGCCACGTCGGCCGTCACGCGCGCGTTGGCTGTCGCGGTGGTGGCCAGGACGGGGACGCCCGGCGGCAGGTCGGCGAGCATCGTGCGCAACCGTCGGTAGTCGGGCCGGAAGTCATGGCCCCAGTCCGAGATGCAGTGCGCCTCGTCGACCACGAGCAGGCCGGTCGCCGCGGCGAGCTTGGGCAGGACCTGGTCGCGGAAGTCCGGGTTGTTCAGGCGCTCCGGGCTGACCAGGAGGACGTCCACGTCACCGGAAGCCACCTCGGCCTGGATGGTCTCCCACTCCTCCGTGTTGGAGGAATTGATCGTGCGGGCGCGGATTCCGGCTCGCGCCGCGGACTCCACCTGGTTGCGCATGAGCGCGAGCAGCGGGGAGACGATCACGGTGGGGCCGCTGCCCCGCTCCCGCAGCAGTGCGGTCGCCACGAAGTACACGGCGGACTTGCCCCAGCCCGTGCGCTGCACGACCAGGGCCCGGCGCTTGTCGGCGACGAGCGCTTCGATCGCGCGCCACTGGTCCTCGCGCAGCCGCGGACCGTCTGCCGGTGGCGCCTCGCCGCTTGCGGGCGCGGGGCCGCCGACGAGGCGGGCGAGTACGGCATCGGCCGCCGTGCGCAGATCTTCGTTGCTCATGCCCCCATGCAACCCGATGGGTCTGACATTAGGCGAACGAGCCCGCCGAGCTGTGGATAACTCTTGGCGTGCCCCTGACCGCAGTTATCCACAGGGCAAACCGGAATCTGGTGATCCGCGGGAGAGTCGCGGCATGACGAATCACAGCGAACAAAACGACCCGATCGAATCGACCGACCCGCACCACGCGACCAGCTCCGCCCGCTCGACCGACTCCACACACTCGACCAGCTCCACCCACGCGATGAGCTCCGTCGACGAGACGATGGTGACCTTGCGCACCCCGGCCGAACTCGCGGACGCCCTGCCGTACTTGCTCGGGTTCAAGCCCGAGGAGAGCGTCGTCCTCATCGCCTTGCACGGCGAGCACGGCAGGTTCGGCGGGCGGGTGCGCCTCGGCATTCCCGGCCGCGAGGAGGACTGGCCCCCCATCGCCGAGCAGCTCGCCCAGTGCCTGGTGGGCGGGTGTGAGCGGCGCGGCGCCCGGCCCGACGGCATCGTGGCGTTCCTGTGCGCGGAACCGGTCGGCGCCGAATCCGGCCGGCAGGTCATGGAGCGCCTGCGACCGCTGGCGCAGGTGATCCGCACCGCCTGCGGAAGCCTCGACGTCCCCGTGTTCGAGGTCGTATGCATCTCCGCGGGCAGCTTTTGGACCTACTGCTGTCCGAACGCGCAGTGCTGCCCGCCGGAGGGCGTGCCTCTGTTGCGCCCCGGCACATCGGTCCTGGCCGCGGCCACGGCCTACGCCGGCGTCCAAGTGGGCATCACACCAAGGGAGATGAGGGCGCGTCTGGCCCCGTGGGAATCCGCCGCCGCGGTGGACCAGGAGGCCGCACTCGACGCGGCGGGCATGGCGATCGTGCACCGGATCCTGGAGAAGGACGGGCACACCGGGGTCGCCGCCGACACGCTTGACCTGGCCCGCAGGATCATGGCGCGCATGGTTTCCGCGCCGGTGGTCAGCGACAGGCTGGAGGCGGACCTCCAGGACGACGACCTCCTTGCGCACGACGAGGCCGCGGCGCTGATCCTCGGTCTCCAGGACCGGACGACGCGCGATCGGGCCGCGGAGTGGATGGAAGGCGACGTCGGAGCGCCGGCTCTTCGCCTCTGGCGGGCCCTGGCCCGTCGCTGCGTCGGCGCCTACGCGGAACACGCCGCGGCGCCGCTGTCGCTCGCGGGCTGGGTGGCGTGGTCCCTCGGTGACACCACGGAGGGGCAGGAAGCCCTGGGCATGGCGCTGTGTGCCGATCCGAGTTACACCTTCGCGCAGCTGCTGCATCATGCCTGCACCGGAGATCTGGACCCCGAGCCGATCCGCCGCTGCCTGCGCAGGGAGGGAACCGGCCGTGGGGCGAAGGGGGTGCAGACCGAACTGCCCCTCTCCGTGGCGCCCTCGGACCCGGTGGATGAGCCGGTGGGCGTCGCCCGACGACGCCGCCCCGCACGCCCGAAGAACGGCCCTGGCGCACGGGCCACCGGCAGGCCGAACACAGGGCCTCAGAGCCGCCGTCACACGATCCGGCGCGCAGCGAGGAAAGACACGTGATCGAGCGACACGTGAACAAGCGACGCCTGATGAAAAGCCTCCTGAACGCGGTCGGTCAGCTCTGGGGGGCGGGAGTCAGGCGGGGGCCGTTCGGGCGGCGGTGCGCGGAAGGCCGGGGCCGGGCGAGTGGCATTCCCTGCTATAGGCGTGACTCGGGGCGGGGCGGGTCCGTTCACCTGAGTGGCGGTACCTGCGCCTGGGAGGGCACCCCCGCCCGGGTCGATCCGCCACCGTACGATCTCCGACTTCCCGTAGCGCGGACAGCGCAGAAGAGGCCATCTCATGCCCCTGCCCGCCCCGTCCCCCGTCTCCGGCAGAGAGGGACTGCAGAGGCCCGCGCCGGGCTCACCGCCACCTCCCGGCGGATCCACGCAGGCTCACGGAGCGCGTCGCCTCGCGCAGCTGCCGCCCGCGCACGCCACGCTGATCTGCGTCGCCATGCCCGCTCTCGCGATCTCGACGGACCAGGGGCAGTTGACCGGCCTCGGACTCGAGGGTTTCTATCGCGCGGGGCGCAGGCTGCTGTCCCGCTGTCAGCTACGAGTGGCGGGGCGCGAGCCGGTCGCCGTGCAAGCACGGATGATGGCGGCCGACCATGCCCGCTTCGTGGCGACGCTGCGTCCCTCCGCGGACGGCGGCCCGGACCCAGACGTGATCGTGGAACGCACCCGGTACGCGGACGGTACGGAGCGGATCACCCTGCGCAGTGCAGCCGTCCGGCACCGGCGGCTGCCCGTGGAAGTCTCGCTCGGCACGGATCTGGCCGAGCTCGGGGCGGTCGCCTCCGGCAACACCGGTCCCGAACTGCCGGCCAGCGTCCACGACTCCGGAATGCGTTGGTCCTCGCCGGCGGGCACCTGTGTGGTCACCGCGCACCCGGCGCCCGCGGACGCGCTGGCCTCGGCGGGGCTGTTGCGCTGGGAGGTGGAACTGCCGCCGGGCGGCACCTGGAGCCTGGAACTGCGGGTGCGTCCCGAAGGTGTGGGCCCGGTCAGAGCGGTCGGGCACGGGGCTTCGCGTGTCCTCGCCGCGGCGCGGGCCGCGGGCGACGATCCCAGGGCCCGAGCGCTGTTGGACCGATCC
This region includes:
- a CDS encoding histidine phosphatase family protein codes for the protein MARPQRIFLVRHGESAGNADDTVYEREPDHALALTEKGWRQADETGEQLREAIGQERVSVYVSPYRRTHETFRALRLDPELVRIREEPRLREQDWGNWQDRDDVRLQKAYRDAYGHFFYRFAQGESGADVYDRVGAFLESLYRSFEAPDHPPNVLLVTHGLTMRLFCMRWFHWSVAEFESLSNPGNGEMRTLVLGDDGKYTLDRPFERWREPEPYGVTG
- a CDS encoding ADP-ribosylglycohydrolase family protein — protein: MTADSSPDRRLARALASLRGLAVGDALGSQFFVPANYPLLKRREAPPGPWQWTDDTEMACSVLAVLVRHDRIDQDALALSFAEHHDFDRGYGPAVNRLLRQVREGGDWRELASALFKGQGSWGNGAAMRIAPLGAWYADDPEQATHQAEISAYPTHQHREAVVGAMAVAAAAALAADPAGPPAPKTLLDGVIDLVPRSAVGAGLRRARDMLDYGDAATVAAVLGCGRRTTAHDTVPFALWSAARGLGAYEQAIWSTAQVGGDMDTTCAIAGGVVASGEGGSPPGEWLERTEVLPGWVPVAAD
- a CDS encoding ribonuclease HII, whose product is MPYEPPTHTVERSLRATTGAKIVAGVDEVGRGAWAGPVTVCAAITGLRRPPEGLTDSKLITPKRRTLLAGVLESWVTAYALGHSSPEEIDDVGMTAALRLAAVRALEALPVRPEVVILDGKHDYLGTPWQVRTVIKGDQSCVAVAAASVIAKVRRDKMMAELGIEHADFGFAANAGYPSPVHKAALAERGPTPYHRMSWAYLDALPQWRHLKKARSWADGSVPEIEGQLGFDF
- a CDS encoding RecQ family ATP-dependent DNA helicase, encoding MSNEDLRTAADAVLARLVGGPAPASGEAPPADGPRLREDQWRAIEALVADKRRALVVQRTGWGKSAVYFVATALLRERGSGPTVIVSPLLALMRNQVESAARAGIRARTINSSNTEEWETIQAEVASGDVDVLLVSPERLNNPDFRDQVLPKLAAATGLLVVDEAHCISDWGHDFRPDYRRLRTMLADLPPGVPVLATTATANARVTADVAEQLGTGGSSDALVLRGPLDRESLSLSVLQLPNAAHRLAWLADHLDELPGSGIIYTLTVAAAEEITAFLRQCGHTVTSYTGKTENADRQQAEEDLLANRVKALVATSALGMGFDKPDLGFVVHLGSPSSPIAYYQQVGRAGRGVDHAEVLLLPGKEDEAIWNYFASLAFPPEEQVRRTLDVLAQAGRPLSLPALEPLVELRRSRLETMLKVLDVDGAVRRVKGGWTSTGMPWAYDAERYAWVAKQRQTEQQAMRDYATTPGCRMEFLRRQLDDEAAAPCGRCDNCAGARFTDAVSSGALDTAKGELVRAGVDVEPRKMWPTGLAAVGVDLKGRIPAGEQASQGRALGRLSDIGWGNRLRPMLSPQAPDGPVPDDVAKAVVGVLADWAKGPGGWASGSADAQHRPAGVVTMSSHTRPQLIQSLGARIAEVGRLPLLGTIEYAPGTDTAHVPRTNSAQRLRALDGTLTLPPELGAALREADGPVLLVDDLTDSGWTLAVAARMLRRAGAQGVLPLVLAVQG
- a CDS encoding DUF4192 domain-containing protein — translated: MTNHSEQNDPIESTDPHHATSSARSTDSTHSTSSTHAMSSVDETMVTLRTPAELADALPYLLGFKPEESVVLIALHGEHGRFGGRVRLGIPGREEDWPPIAEQLAQCLVGGCERRGARPDGIVAFLCAEPVGAESGRQVMERLRPLAQVIRTACGSLDVPVFEVVCISAGSFWTYCCPNAQCCPPEGVPLLRPGTSVLAAATAYAGVQVGITPREMRARLAPWESAAAVDQEAALDAAGMAIVHRILEKDGHTGVAADTLDLARRIMARMVSAPVVSDRLEADLQDDDLLAHDEAAALILGLQDRTTRDRAAEWMEGDVGAPALRLWRALARRCVGAYAEHAAAPLSLAGWVAWSLGDTTEGQEALGMALCADPSYTFAQLLHHACTGDLDPEPIRRCLRREGTGRGAKGVQTELPLSVAPSDPVDEPVGVARRRRPARPKNGPGARATGRPNTGPQSRRHTIRRAARKDT